One Phycisphaera mikurensis NBRC 102666 DNA window includes the following coding sequences:
- a CDS encoding Hsp20/alpha crystallin family protein has product MNTLPTLNNPFDMLRQFDRAVNGGASFFDGSGGSTPVGTGGFAVDVREEDDTLVVEAELPGFSKDQIDVNVENGLLTIEADRTERKQVGQDADGGEPQASKSPARKHIQERTMHVSRRFSLPKAYDATSVDASLDSGVLTLRLPKREDVKPRKIEVK; this is encoded by the coding sequence ATGAACACCCTCCCCACCCTCAACAACCCCTTCGACATGCTCCGGCAGTTCGACCGCGCCGTCAACGGCGGGGCCTCCTTCTTCGACGGCTCCGGCGGCAGCACGCCGGTGGGCACCGGCGGCTTCGCCGTCGACGTCCGCGAGGAAGACGACACCCTCGTGGTCGAGGCCGAGCTGCCCGGCTTCAGCAAGGACCAGATCGACGTGAACGTCGAGAACGGCCTGCTCACGATCGAGGCCGATCGCACCGAGCGGAAGCAGGTCGGCCAGGATGCCGACGGCGGCGAGCCTCAGGCGTCCAAGAGCCCGGCCCGCAAGCACATCCAGGAGCGGACGATGCACGTCAGCCGCCGCTTCTCGCTGCCCAAGGCCTACGACGCCACCAGCGTCGACGCCAGCCTCGACAGCGGCGTGCTGACGCTCCGCCTGCCCAAGCGGGAGGACGTGAAGCCCCGCAAGATCGAGGTGAAGTAA